TTTTCCCCCTCCCGCAGCTAAGCTAGCGCGCTTCGATTTCGGGACGTGGGAGAGGGCGCGGCATGCGACAACCGCTGGTGGCAGGCAACTGGAAGATGAACGGCTCGGCAGCGAGCATCGATGCGCTCATGGCCGGCATCAAACAGGGTCTGGCGGACGTCAAGACCGCAGCCGTCGCAGTCTGTCCCCCCTTCGTCTATATCTCCCGCGTCGTCGGGCTGGTCGCGGGCACCCGGATCGGTGTCGGCTCGCAGGACATCAGCGATCAGGAATCGGGTGCGTTCACCGGTGAGGTCGCCGGGCCCATGCTGAAGGACGTCGGCTGCGCCTATGCCCTGGTCGGGCACTCCGAGCGCCGTTCCATCTATGGCGAAGACGATACCTTCACCGCGCGCAAGTTCTCCGCGGCACGCAAGTTCGGACTGATTCCGATCCTGTGCGTGGGCGAATTGCTTGAAGAGCGTGAACTGGGCATCACCGAACAGGTCGTCGGCCGCCAGCTCGATGCAGTCATCGAACTGGAAGGCATCGCTGCGCTGGGCCAGGCCGTGATCGCCTACGAGCCGGTCTGGGCGATCGGCACCGGCAAGACCGCCAGCCCGCAGCAGGCGCAGGATGTGCATGCCTTCATCCGCACCAAGCTGGCCACACTGGACAAGGGTGTCGCCGACCAGGTGCAGATTCTCTACGGTGGCAGCGTGAAGGGTTCGAATGCCGCGGAATTGTTCGGCATGCCGGACATCGACGGTGGCCTGATCGGCGGTGCGTCGCTGACGGCCGAGGAATTCCTGGCGATCTGCCGGGCACCGGACCAGGGCTGAGGCCGAAGCCGGAACACGGTACCGGGGCGTGACGCCGCGGCGATGAGGTAAGAGTTCAACGTATGTATACACTGTTGTTGGTGGTTCAGATCCTGTTGGCGGTCGGCGTGATCG
This window of the Gammaproteobacteria bacterium genome carries:
- the tpiA gene encoding triose-phosphate isomerase — its product is MRQPLVAGNWKMNGSAASIDALMAGIKQGLADVKTAAVAVCPPFVYISRVVGLVAGTRIGVGSQDISDQESGAFTGEVAGPMLKDVGCAYALVGHSERRSIYGEDDTFTARKFSAARKFGLIPILCVGELLEERELGITEQVVGRQLDAVIELEGIAALGQAVIAYEPVWAIGTGKTASPQQAQDVHAFIRTKLATLDKGVADQVQILYGGSVKGSNAAELFGMPDIDGGLIGGASLTAEEFLAICRAPDQG